Proteins co-encoded in one Eschrichtius robustus isolate mEscRob2 chromosome 8, mEscRob2.pri, whole genome shotgun sequence genomic window:
- the IL6 gene encoding interleukin-6, protein MRPGMSEVQSALEPTRNERELHLPSRNPAMNSLSTIAFSLGLLLVMTTAFPTPGPLGEDFKDDTTSGRLLLTSPDKTEALIKYILGKISAMRKEMCEKYDKCENSKEALAENNLNLPKMAEKDGCFQSGFNQETCLMRVTTGLLEYQIYLDYLQNEYEGDKGSIEAVQISIKALVQILRQKVKNPDEVTTPDPTTNASLLNNLQSQNDDWMKNTKIILILRSLENFLQFSLRAIRIK, encoded by the exons ATGAGACCGGGGATGTCTGAGGTTCAGTCTGCCCTCGAGCCCACCAGGAACGAAAGAGAGCTCCATTTGCCTTCCAGGAACCCAGCTATGAACTCCCTCTCCACAA TCGCCTTCTCCCTGGGGCTGCTCCTGGTGATGACTACTGCTTTCCCTACCCCGGGACCCCTGGGCGAAGATTTCAAAGATGATACCACTTCAGGCAGACTACTCCTCACCTCGCCAGACAAAACTGAAGCTCTCATTAAGTACATCCTCGGCAAAATCTCTGCAATGAGAAAGGAG ATGTGTGAGAAGTATGACAAGTGTGAAAACAGCAAGGAGGCACTGGCAGAAAACAACCTGAACCTTCCAAAAATGGCAGAAAAAGACGGATGCTTCCAATCTGGGTTCAATCAG GAGACTTGCTTGATGAGAGTCACCACCGGTCTTCTGGAGTATCAGATATACCTGGACTACCTCCAGAACGAGTATGAGGGCGATAAGGGAAGCATCGAGGCTGTGCAGATTAGTATCAAAGCACTGGTCCAGATCCTGAGGCAAAAG GTAAAGAATCCAGATGAAGTAACCACCCCTGACCCAACTACAAATGCCAGCCTGCTGAATAATCTGCAGTCACAGAACGATGACTGGATGAAGAACACAAAGATTATCCTCATCCTGCGAAGCCTTGAGAATTTCCTGCAGTTCAGCCTGAGGGCTATTCGGATAAAGTAG